In the Pseudomonas orientalis genome, one interval contains:
- a CDS encoding DUF1302 domain-containing protein, with translation MTSVNQFWRRARLPLAVSLASTLAGPAFGVSFNIGEIEGSFDSSLSVGASWSTSKANRDLIGANNGGRGLSQTSDDGHLNFKRGETFSKIFKGIHDLELKYGDTGVFVRGKYWYDFELKDESRLFKDISDNNRKEGAKSSGGQILDAFVYHNYSIADAPGSVRFGKQVVSWGESTFIGGGINSINPIDVSAFRRPGAEIKEGLIPVNMFYVSQSLTDNLSAEAFYQLEWDQTVTDNCGTFFSQPDVISDGCSNNLRVLNKRSTIPAAALPTLGALGVDVNSEGVLVRRGPDRDARDSGQFGVAMRYNFEPLDTEFGAYFMNYHSRAPIFSAQGAPSAAYTRPLGPLGALRPLIVAGSSNYFVEYPEDIRLYGLSFSTTLPTGTAWSGELSYRPNAPVQLSTTDILFAGVTPIPGFGNASVLKGSPGQDLHGYNRKEVTQFQTTFTHFFDQVMGASRLTTVGEIGVTHVGGLESKSQARYGRDPVFGPGTLPGGFCNALNNSTATGAGLPNAAGLNTNCNNDGYTTATSWGYRARAIWEYPDVFAGVNLKPNVAWSHDVKGYSPGPGGNFEEGRKAVSLGLDAEYQNTYTASLAYTNFFGGKFSTVDDRDFVALSFGANF, from the coding sequence ATGACCTCAGTAAACCAGTTCTGGCGCCGGGCACGTCTGCCCCTGGCCGTCAGTCTCGCTTCTACGCTCGCCGGGCCCGCATTCGGCGTCAGTTTCAACATCGGTGAAATCGAAGGGAGTTTTGACTCATCCCTGTCGGTAGGCGCCAGTTGGAGCACATCCAAAGCCAATCGCGACCTGATCGGCGCCAACAACGGCGGCAGGGGACTGTCCCAGACTTCGGACGACGGACACCTGAACTTCAAGCGCGGAGAAACCTTCTCGAAGATCTTCAAGGGTATTCACGACCTGGAGCTGAAGTACGGCGATACCGGTGTGTTTGTGCGTGGCAAGTACTGGTACGACTTTGAACTCAAGGACGAGAGCCGTCTGTTCAAGGACATCAGTGACAACAACCGCAAGGAAGGCGCCAAGTCTTCCGGCGGGCAGATCCTCGACGCGTTCGTCTACCACAACTACTCGATTGCCGATGCGCCGGGTTCCGTGCGTTTTGGCAAGCAGGTGGTGAGCTGGGGCGAAAGTACCTTCATCGGCGGCGGTATCAACTCCATCAACCCGATCGATGTTTCCGCATTCCGTCGTCCGGGCGCCGAGATCAAGGAAGGCCTGATTCCGGTCAACATGTTCTACGTGTCCCAGAGCCTCACCGACAACCTGTCGGCCGAGGCGTTTTACCAGTTGGAATGGGACCAGACCGTTACCGACAACTGCGGCACCTTCTTCTCGCAGCCGGATGTGATTTCCGACGGCTGCAGCAACAACCTGCGGGTACTCAACAAGCGCTCGACCATCCCTGCCGCGGCACTGCCGACCCTGGGCGCCCTGGGTGTGGACGTCAACAGCGAAGGCGTACTCGTGCGCCGTGGCCCGGACCGTGATGCCCGCGACAGCGGCCAGTTCGGCGTGGCCATGCGCTACAACTTCGAGCCGCTGGACACCGAGTTCGGCGCCTACTTCATGAACTACCACAGCCGTGCGCCGATCTTCAGCGCACAGGGTGCGCCATCGGCGGCCTACACCCGTCCGTTGGGGCCATTGGGGGCATTGCGACCGCTGATCGTGGCGGGCAGTTCGAACTACTTCGTCGAGTACCCGGAAGATATCCGCCTCTACGGCCTGAGCTTCTCCACCACCTTGCCTACCGGCACGGCCTGGAGCGGTGAATTGAGCTACCGTCCGAATGCGCCGGTGCAGTTGAGCACCACCGACATTCTGTTCGCCGGTGTCACGCCGATCCCGGGCTTTGGCAATGCGTCCGTGCTCAAGGGTTCGCCAGGTCAGGACCTGCATGGCTACAACCGCAAGGAAGTGACCCAGTTCCAGACCACCTTCACGCACTTCTTCGACCAGGTGATGGGCGCCAGCCGCCTCACCACCGTCGGTGAAATCGGTGTGACCCATGTGGGCGGTCTCGAAAGCAAATCCCAGGCCCGCTATGGCCGCGACCCGGTATTTGGCCCAGGCACCTTGCCAGGTGGGTTCTGCAACGCCCTCAACAACTCCACCGCAACCGGTGCCGGCCTGCCCAACGCAGCCGGCCTGAACACCAACTGCAACAACGATGGCTACACCACCGCAACGTCCTGGGGCTACCGCGCCCGTGCCATCTGGGAATACCCGGACGTGTTCGCCGGCGTCAACCTCAAGCCCAACGTCGCCTGGTCCCATGACGTCAAAGGTTACTCGCCGGGCCCTGGCGGCAACTTCGAAGAAGGGCGCAAGGCGGTCAGCCTGGGCCTGGATGCCGAATACCAGAACACCTACACCGCGAGCCTGGCCTACACCAACTTCTTTGGTGGCAAGTTCAGCACCGTGGATGACCGTGACTTTGTCGCGTTGAGCTTTGGCGCCAACTTCTAA